A single genomic interval of Xyrauchen texanus isolate HMW12.3.18 chromosome 48, RBS_HiC_50CHRs, whole genome shotgun sequence harbors:
- the LOC127639986 gene encoding UV excision repair protein RAD23 homolog A-like, giving the protein MLTITLKTLQQQTFKVQIDEELTVKALKEKIEEVKGKDAFPAVGQKLIYAGKILNDDIPLKEYKIDEKNFVVVMATKPKTADPIPAPAPPSAAPALVSDALPDTPVHTPSAPAEPPSASAVPISTPVSTPVEPAASVEPPSAPVTAPPAVSEIGAESISVTPVPDSEEGDQAAQQELPSVHFDTCIVDELGLLEEAASILVTGQAYENLVTEIMLMGYEREQVIAALRASYNNPDRAVEYLLMGIPAESEQPPQEVVRPAPVSNPSPPARQRPQAPPASAAGAESGAAQASGNPLEFLRTQPQFQQMRQIIQQNPALLPALLQQLGRDNPQLLQQITRHQERFVQMLNEPRGGEAGDGAAEVQATPQTNYIQVTPQEKEAIERLKALGFPEGLVIQAYFACEKNENLAANFLLQQNFDDE; this is encoded by the exons ATGCTGACGATCACGCTGAAGACCCTCCAGCAGCAGACGTTTAAAGTGCAGATAGATGAGGAGTTAACG GTTAAGGCTCTTAAAGAGAAGATCGAGGAGGTGAAGGGAAAAGATGCTTTCCCAGCTGTCGGTCAAAAACTTATCTATGCAG GCAAAATCTTGAATGATGATATACCtctaaaagaatacaaaatagatGAGAAGAACTTTGTTGTGGTGATGGCTACAAAG CCTAAAACTGCTGACCCCATACCAGCCCCTGCCCCCCCATCAGCAGCTCCAGCTCTAGTTAGTGATGCCCTCCCCGATACCCCTGTCCATACACCCTCAGCTCCCGCAGAGCCACCGTCAGCCTCCGCAGTGCCTATATCTACCCCTGTTTCCACCCCTGTGGAGCCAGCAGCATCAGTCGAGCCACCCTCGGCACCTGTTACAGCGCCCCCTGCAGTCTCGGAAATTGGAGCAGAGTCCATTAGTGTGACTCCAGTGCCAGATTCAGAGGAGGGGGACCAGGCAGCCCAGCAGGAGCTACCCAGCGTCCATTTCGATACTTG CATTGTGGATGAATTGGGTCTTTTAGAAGAAGCCGCATCAATATTAG TTACAGGTCAAGCGTATGAGAATTTAGTGACGGAAATCATGTTGATGGGTTACGAGCGAGAACAGGTGATCGCCGCCCTGCGAGCAAGCTACAACAATCCGGACAGGGCAGTGGAATATCTGCTTATG GGTATTCCCGCGGAATCTGAGCAGCCTCCTCAGGAAGTGGTGCGGCCTGCCCCCGTTTCGAACCCCAGCCCCCCTGCACGACAGCGACCACAAGCGCCACCTGCTTCTGCAGCCG GTGCAGAATCTGGAGCAGCGCAGGCATCAGGAAACCCTCTGGAGTTTCTCAGGACCCAGCCGCAGTTCCAGCAAATGCGACAGATCATCCAGCAGAACCCGGCGCTCCTGCCCGCACTGCTGCAGCAACTGGGCAGAGACAACCCTCAACTGCTGCAG CAAATTACGCGACACCAAGAACGGTTTGTGCAGATGTTAAACGAGCCACGTGGAGGCGAGGCTGGCGACGGAGCTGCGGAGGTCCAAGCCACACCACAGACGAACTACATCCAGGTCACGCCACAGGAGAAGGAAGCAATTGAGAGG ttaaaaGCCCTGGGATTTCCTGAGGGACTCGTCATCCAAGCGTATTTTGCCTGCGAGAAAAACGAAAACCTTGCTGCGAACTTCCTACTTCAGCAGAACTTTGACGATGAGTGA
- the LOC127639926 gene encoding calreticulin-like, with amino-acid sequence MRIAVAVCVISVVAFAVDAAVYFKEQFLDGDGWKSRWVESKHKSDYGTWKLTSGKFFGDAELDKGLQTSQDARFYALSSRFDSFSNEGKTLVVQFTVKHEQKIDCGGGYVKIFPADLDQTEMHGESQYYVMFGPDICGYSTKKVHVIFNYKGQNHLIKKDIKCKDDELTHLYTLILRPDQTYEVKIDNEKVESGSLEEDWDFLPPKKIKDPEAKKPDDWDDRAKIDDPEDTKAEDWDKPENIPDPDAKKPDDWDEDMDGEWEPAMIPNPEYKGEWKPKQIDNPNYKGTWVHPEIDNPEYTSDNSIYKFDSIGILGLDLWQVKSGTIFDNFLISDDVQEAENFGTETWGATKGPEKKMKDQQEEEERKKTDEEEKSKKDDNEEEDEEEEDEPEEDEEEHTDEPSEEEEEEGEEDIPTKDEL; translated from the exons ATGCGGATTGCTGTGGCGGTGTGCGTTATTTCTGTAGTAGCTTTTGCTGTGGACGCCGCCGTGTACTTTAAAGAGCAATTTCTGGATGGAG ATGGTTGGAAAAGTCGATGGGTTGAGTCCAAACACAAATCTGACTACGGCACGTGGAAACTGACCTCAGGGAAATTCTTCGGTGATGCTGAGCTTGATAAAG GCCTGCAAACAAGTCAGGATGCCCGGTTTTATGCCCTGTCCAGCCGCTTCGATTCGTTCAGTAATGAGGGTAAAACTCTAGTGGTCCAGTTCACGGTGAAACACGAACAGAAAATAGACTGCGGCGGTGGGTACGTGAAGATCTTCCCCGCTGACTTGGATCAGACCGAAATGCATGGCGAATCACAATACTACGTCATGTTCG GTCCCGACATATGTGGCTACAGCACCAAGAAAGTTCACGTTATCTTCAATTACAAAGGCCAAAACCACCTAATCAAGAAAGACATCAAATGCAAA GATGACGAGCTCACACACCTGTACACACTGATCCTGCGGCCCGATCAGACGTACGAAGTCAAAATCGACAACGAGAAAGTGGAGTCGGGCTCCCTGGAGGAAGACTGGGACTTCCTGCCACCTAAAAAGATCAAGGATCCTGAAGCCAAGAAGCCAGACGACTGGGATGATCGCGCTAAAATCGACGACCCTGAAGACACAAAAGCAGAG GACTGGGATAAACCCGAAAATATTCCCGACCCTGATGCTAAGAAACCAGATGACTGGGATGAAGACATGGATGGCGAATGGGAACCTGCAATGATTCCAAACCCAGAGTACAAG GGCGAGTGGAAACCAAAACAAATTGACAATCCAAACTACAAAGGAACGTGGGTTCATCCCGAGATTGACAACCCTGAATACACATCAGACAACTCCATTTATAAATTTGACAGCATTGGCATTCTGGGACTGGATCTGTGGCAG GTCAAATCTGGTACTATTTTCGATAACTTCCTGATCTCTGATGACGTTCAGGAGGCAGAGAATTTTGGTACTGAAACTTGGGGAGCAACAAAG gggCCAGAAAAGAAAATGAAGGACCAACAGGAAGAGGAGGAAAGGAAAAAGACggatgaggaggaaaagagcaagaaGGATGATAATGAGGAAGAGGACGAGGAAGAGGAAGACGAGCcagaggaggatgaggaggagcACACAGATGAGCCCtctgaagaggaggaagaggagggagAGGAAGATATACCCACTAAAGACGAGTTGTGA